A genomic stretch from Taeniopygia guttata chromosome 9, bTaeGut7.mat, whole genome shotgun sequence includes:
- the PID1 gene encoding PTB-containing, cubilin and LRP1-interacting protein isoform X4, giving the protein MWQPATERLQVTYLGKVSTTGMQFLSGCTEKPVIELWKKHTLTREDVYPANALLEIRPFQVWLHHLDLKGEATVHMDTFQVARIAYCTADHNVSPNIFAWVYREINDDLSYQMDCHAVECESKLEAKKLAHAMMEAFKKTFHSMKSDGRIHRNSSSEEVSHEFESDDG; this is encoded by the coding sequence GTTACATATTTGGGTAAGGTTTCCACAACAGGGATGCAATTTTTGTCAGGCTGCACGGAAAAACCAGTCATTGAATTGTGGAAGAAGCACACACTCACCAGGGAGGATGTTTACCCAGCTAATGCCCTTCTGGAAATTCGTCCTTTCCAAGTCTGGCTGCATCATCTGGACCTCAAAGGCGAGGCGACAGTGCACATGGATACCTTTCAGGTAGCACGTATAGCCTACTGCACTGCTGACCACAACGTCAGCCCAAACATCTTTGCTTGGGTCTATCGGGAGATCAACGATGACCTGTCCTACCAGATGGACTGCCACGCTGTGGAGTGTGAGAGCAAGCTGGAGGCCAAGAAGCTGGCCCATGCCATGATGGAGGCCTTTAAGAAGACTTTTCACAGCATGAAAAGCGATGGCCGGATCCACAGGAACAGCTCATCGGAGGAAGTGTCTCATGAATTTGAATCTGATGATGGCTGA